GTCTTTACCACCGCGAAGAGGCCCGTTCCGAGTTTTTTGGTCTCCACACCGAAATAATCCCCGCTGAATATCTTGAACCTGTAGCGCTCCGGCTGGAGGTTGTGTCTCTCCACGAGGTTCCTCAGCTCGTCGATGAAGAACTGGGTCAGCTCGTAGTAGATTAGGTCGAACCGCTCCTTTGCCCGGTCATGGAGCATCACCGCGAGGGGGAGCAACGCCAGAGTCAGGAGGACGTAGGGCTGGCCGGTTACTATGGAGACCGCTCCCCCGGCCGCTATCACGGCCCCGAGAATGGCGTATCCGAGCTTTTCTCTCTTTCTTGTGTCCTTTATCTCCTTCACCTTGGCCTCCCAGATGTCGAGGAGGGCTGGATTGTAGAAGTCGAAGGCAGTATGCCTTTTTCCCTTCGCTATCCTCTCCCTTATGAGGTCGTCCCAGTCGTCTTTGTAGTAGATGACCTCGCCGTGGAGTTTGGCTCTCTCGGCATCGAGGGAGGAGATAATCCTGATAATGTCCTCGGCGCTCTCGTGGGCTATGTGGGAGTAGACTTCCTTCTCGTCGAGGTCGAGGGCCACTTCCACGGAGTCCTTGACCGGTTCAGTCATCCTCCCGCCTCCGGAGGCCTTTCGTCACCTCGTTAAAGTCGGGGAACGAGCCTTCGTATATCTCTGAAAGGTCCTCGTTCCCTGCGGGGTATATATCGTCAAAATCGGGCAACCCGCTGAGGAGTTCCTTCTTCTTTGTCTCGGCCTCCTCCTTCGCCTCCATGAAGGATTTAGCGTAGTTCTTTGCGGTGATTATGATGTCCTCTATGCTCTTGCTGTCGTAGATTCCGCTGAGGAGCGTAACCACCTCAACCTCCCTCTCTCTTGGATCCGGATAGAAGCCCCTGAAAATCTGCTTGCCCCTTATCTTGCCCGTGAGGTAATCGAGGGCCTCGAATATGTCTCCCGCCTTTAGAACCTCCGGCGGCCCGTGGATCGCAACCAAGCCGTAGAGGGCCGATTCGATGTTGGCCTCCAGATAGAGGCCCTCGCTTTCGAAGGACTTTATTATTAGCCTTGAGAGGCTCTTTACTCTGCTCGCGTCCGCCTTGGCGTAGCCGACCGTCGCAAAGCTTCCAAAGGCCTTGAGAACGAACTTCAAATCGCTGGCATCGAGCGTCTGTTCTCCGGGAACATCAACCAACGCGAGGAGGGAAGCGATGCGCTCGACTATCGTGTAGTTTATCCTCTCGTAGGCCTGCTTTATGTCCAAGTCTCCTTCCTTGAGCTTGTTGTTGTCGATCGCTATAATGGAGTCCGCTATCTTAGAGAGCTTGTCTATCGTTATGGCCGCGTTGATGGTCGGCCTTATGCCCTCCTCCTTCAGGGGAAGCGCGCCTATGGCAACGACCAGCGAGTCGGGATACTCCTCCTTGAGGGCCTCCGCTAAAACAGGCGTTCCCCCTGCCCCCGTCCCGCCGCCGAAGCCAAAGGTGAGGAAGAATACGTCGACGTCCTCGTAGCCGATGATTGAGCCTATTTTGCGCATCACCATCGGCAGGTCGCGCTTCATGGCTTCCCTTCCGAGGATAGGGTTGGCGTTAACTCCTTTTCCGCCCGTCAGGCTCTCGCCTATTAGTATCCTCCTCTCCTGGGGGACGTGCTTGAGATAATCAAGGTCCCCCCTGGAGGTGTTTATCGCGAGAGCCTCAAAATCGACGAGGGAGAAGAGGTCGGCTATCTTCGTCCCGCACTGGCCGACCCCTATGATTAAAGCCCTCACTTCCCTATCACCCCACGATTATCAGCTTTACTTTCCCGTTCTCCCTGAGGAGGATCATCGCGTCTCCACTTATGTACCGTATGAAGCCCGTGGTGAACACTTCCCTGGCGATATCCTCGTTTTCTGATTCATAGAACACGAAGAGAACCACTCCCTCTGGGGTCTTGCCCGGCACGAGGACGACGGAGCTGTTCATTGGAACGGTGACGTTCCCGACGGTGACGTTGTTCCCCTCGATGTAGAACCTCAGGTAGGGGTTGTACTTCCTGATGCTGTAGTCCTCAAAGCCCGCCATGACTATGTAGCTGCCCTCGCCTATCTCTGTGGTGTTCGAGGCAACGAAACCACCGCTGAACGCTTCGTTGAGGGCCTCGATTATCTCGCTCACACTCTCGTTGTCCATCTTGGGGGCTATTATCTCGAAGAAGTCGGTGTCGAGGGCGTTCCTGACATCGTAGAGGTTAACCGGAGGTATGTACTGGAAGCGGCTGAGGTAGATTATCGCGCTGGCGGTCTCTATGGGCTTGTCCTCTATCAGCCCGCTGTCCCTGGCGTCCATGACGAAGTCCAGGGTGTCCTCGGTGTAGTTGTAGCCGTACCTGGAGAGAAGGTCCGTGGCGCGGACGGTAAGCTCCACGCTGGGCGTTCCGGGGTACTCCTCGTTCTTCTGCCAGACGTAGTAGGTCTTCCAGTAGGCCCAGCCGCCGCCGACCCTCTGCTCAATGAGCCACTGGAGATGCGGGGCAAGCTCTTCAGGTGTGGCAACCCCGTCGAGGGCTTCAAGGACGGTTATCGTGGTGAGCACGTCTGGCTTGAGCATGTATGAGAAGTGGGGCGTGGTAACGTGGGTTCCCCAGCCGGTGTTGGTTATGCTGAGAAGCCAGTCCTTGGCCCTCTGTATGAGCGGGTCGCTGACTGGAACCCCGAGGTCGCGGAGGGCCTTGATGGCGAGGGCCGTATCGTAGGGCTGCGGACCGAGGACGGTGTTGCCCCAGAGACCGTAGTCGAGCTGGGCGTTCCTTATCGTCTCGATGGCCTCGGCCTTCTCCTCCTCGCTCAGCATGTTGTAGTGGAGGAGGGTTTCGAGGGCGTAGAAGTAGCCGACCGACATCCTGCCGTGCTCCTTCACCCAGAGGGCGTCTCTGGCAAAGGCCTCCCTGCTCCAGTTGATGGCCCTTTCAACGCTCTCGTTGCTCGGCTGGCACTTCTCGAGACCGAGGAGGGCGTAGTAGGTGGCCTTCTCGTCGCTTTCCCAGTCGACTATGAGGCCCCAGCCTCCGTCGAGGTTCTGCATCCCCTTGAGCGCCTCGCAGGGCATCGCGTAGGGGTTGGGCTTCTCCTCCGGGATTACAACCTTGATCGGATGGGAGAGCGCCATGAGGGCGAAGGATGTCGAGGCGATTATCTCCGTGGATGACATAAGCTGGGGGGTGTTCATCCAGTAGAAGAGGCCGTCAGAGGTCTTGCCCTCGTCCCTGAGGATCGAGAGTATCTTCGCGATGTCTAGGTCGAGCGGGGCTATGAGGACGAGGGCGTAGGTTAACATCGCTCTCTCCTTGACCTCGAGGTTATCGTTGAGGAGGATATCCTTGAGTTCATCGATTACATCGTCTCCGAGGGGATAACCAGTGCTGTGGTAGGCGATTACCTTGAGTGCCAGAAACTCGTAATCGGAAATCTCGCAGGAGGAGACGTTCTGTAGGTATCTCACCGCGTCCCTTATCGTCCTGCTGTTGTAGTTGTAGCCGTTCTCCCCGAGGGCCCACAGGGCCACGACGGTTGGATAGCAGGAAACGGGCGTCCCGGGCACGTAGCCCCAGCCGTTCTCCTCCTTGGCCGAGAGAAGGTATGAAACGCCCCTGCTTATCGCCGCATCGGCGTCCTTGGCCCTCCAGAAGTCCAGAACGGGGTAGGCGTGCTTCAGAGCTATGACCGCGTAGGCGGTGTCGAGGACGTTGCTCGGCTCGTTGATGTAGTAGCCCCATCCCCCGTCGGCGTTCTGATCCTCCAGGAGCCTGTCAACAAGGGCGTTTATCTCGGGGGTTACGTCCCACTTCACGTCGTCTTTGGCGGCGACGAGGGCCATTATGCTGAGGCTTATCTCCCTAACCTGCTGGGTGTTCTCCGATGCCCCGCTGAGAAACCTCACGGAGCCGTCTATCGCTCCGGCGCTGACGGCTGGAATCAGCATGAAAACAATCATTATTACGGCCAGAACCTTCTTCATAACCTTACACCCCTAAGGACATTCTAAGCGCCCAGAATAAATAAACTTTTTCCATCGTTCAAAAGGATAAAACGGGAGAAGGGTTCAGTGCTTTATGAAGCGGCCTTCTATGCCGGTTTCATGGGGGTCAACGTCGTCGCGCATTATGAGAACGACCCTGCTCGGCTCGTACTCGTCCTCCAGATGGTAGCCCGGCAGGTGCTTGACCAGCTCCTCGGCGAAAGCCCTTATCTCCTCGTGGCGCGGCATGTTGTTGATGGTGAGCCTCTGCCTCGAGAAGCCCACGAACATGTAGGCTTTGGCCTCAACAAACATCGGGTTGGCGAGCTTTATGAGCTTGGCGTAGCCCTCCGGGTTGTGCATGTTCTCGCCCTTGACGAGCGTGAGCCTAACCACCGTCCTGCTGTCTGCGTCGGCCATGAGCCTCAGGGTTTCCTTTATCCTCTCCCAGCCGTCGGGAATCATGGGGACGTTAACGCGGTTGTAGGTCTCGATGTCCGGGGCGGTGAGCGAGACGTAGAGCTGGGTCGGGAGTTTATCCTCACGCTTCATCTCTTCCAGTCTCTCTGGAACCGTTCCGTTGGTGACTATGAAGGTGGTGAAACCCCTCTTGTGGAACTCCTCCACCAGGTCGCCTATATACGGGTAGAGCATCGGCTCGCCGGACAGGCTTATTGCTGCATGCTTGGGGTTCCACGCCTCCTCGAACTTCTTCATGTTTATGCCGGGCATGCCCTTGTAGCCCACTATGAGCTTTCTCTGGGCCTTTATGCTCTCCTCCACGATGAAGGCCGGGTCGTCCCAGGGCTGGGGCAGTTCTGTGCCGAGGAAGCCCTCCATTGGCCTCCAGCAGAATATGCAGTTGTGGGTGCACCAGGCCGTAACCGGCGTCATCTGCAGGCAGCGGTGGGAGTGTATGTTGTAGAACTTCTGCTTGTAGCAGAAGCGGTCGTGCTTTATGCTCTCCTTGAGCCAGTGGCAGAGCTTCACCGAGCTGTGCCTGCCAACGAGCGCGTAGTGCTGCCTCCTGAAGAGGTTGGCGATCTCCTCGGGCATGTTCGGGTTGGACTTGAACGTTATCGCCATTAGCCTCACCTAATCTCTCTCTGGGTTGAACTCCGGTCAGGCTTTTAAAAAGGTGATGGGTCGGGTCTGTGAAGCGGGCGATTATTTTATCGTCGAAAAATAGTTCGGCAATATACGAAAGGTTTAAAAGTTCCGCGTCGTGTTTACCCCCATGTTCGAGCGGATGAAACCCCAAACCGAGATCAAGGCAAGGGAGATTGAAATAGACTTCTTCGAGGATGGCCCCGACTCTCCGGAGCGGCCGAAGGTGAAGCTCCTCTTCGAGATCAAACGCTACCACATTGCGTGAGCGTTTATCAGCACTATGTCCTCAAAGAAGACGTGCCTCTTAGCGGCAATCTTCGCGGTTAACCCTGCCTTCTCCAGCCTTTTGAGCGTCTCCTCAACCCCTGTTATCGAACTCTGAACTATCTGGGCGGTTCCTCCAGGTTTCAGGTAGTCGGGTACTTCATATATGAACCTGTCGAGGACTTCCCTTCCGGTTTCGCCTCCAACGAGCGCCAAATCGATGGGTTCCTCCGGCTCGCCGGGAAGGTAAGGCGCGTTGAAGGTTATAACGTCGAATTTACCAGAAACGTTCTCGAAGAGGTCGCTAACTCGGAACTCAACGTTTTCAATGCCGTTTATGCGAGCGTTTTCCCTGGCCAGCTCAACCGCGATGGGATTGATGTCCACCCCCAAGACTTTGCGAGCTCTTCTCGCCATTAGAAGGGCTATTATCCCGGTTCCGGTGCCGACGTCGAGGGCTGCGTCACCTTCTTTGACCGCAAGGTTTTCGGCGAGCAGGAAGGTATCTTCTGCAGGTTCGTACACTTGGGGGTGGAGCTTTATATCGAGACCGTAGTAGATTGGCATGGGGCAACCTCACCCGATTGGTGGTGCAGGTTAGAAGAGGTGAGAGAATCAACGTTGTTGAGAGGGGAAAAGGAAATCACTTCCTCTTCCACTCGGTGTAGCCGCAGCGGCCGCAGCTCCAGCGGTCCTTGTGCTCGGCCATGAAGACGCCCGGACCGCAGCGCGGGCAGAACTTGCCCTTCCTCCTGACCTTTCCGCCCTGAACCTCGTACATCTTCCACTTCTGGCTGGTCCTCTTCTTGGCCATCTAAACCACCTCACTCCTCCTCTTTCTGGATGAGGCCGTCCCTCACGAGTATGTACTCGGGCTCGATGTAGAGCATCCTCTCCCTGCTCTCGTAGGCCTTGGCGTATCCCTTGCTGACCCTGCTACCGAAGAACGACCTTATGTACTGGACGACGACGGTCTCGGGGTCGAGGTCGAGCATGGCGACGAGCTTGCCCTTGACGTCGGCCCTGCTCGGGGTCGGCTCTCCCTCGTGGATGACATCGAAGTATATCTCCTTCCTTCCGAGGAGCTTGTTTTCCTTTATCTCGGTAACCTTAATCTCCATCGTGAACCACCTCCATCTTCGACATGAGCTTTCCGCACTTGAGCTTGCATTCGGGTGTTACCTTTATAAGCACTACTCCCTCGTCCGGCTGGCCGTAGAGGACCAAACTCCCGTAGGGGGCGTAGAGCACGGCCGGGATGGCCGCCAAATCTTCCTCGCCGTTCACCTTTATGTAAACCCTCCGGCCCCTTTCGGCCAGTCCAAAGCCCTTTCTGATTGCGTTTAATAAAGCTTTCGTTATCGTTCCGGCTGGATTCTGGACGGTCATCACCACGGCGTCGGTCTCTATGTCCGGGTCGTAGTCCTTCCTCTTCGTCTTGTGGTCGTATATCGCGACGCTCGGCTGAATGCCGATCTTGAGCACGTTCTCCGTGACCACGTCGCCGACGGTAACGACGTGTTTAGCTCTCTCAAGCTCGTCCCTAACCCTGTAATAAGGTTCGGGGATTTCCCCGCGGATTAGAGTTCCCAGTGGCTGTTTTAGCTCCCTTCGGAGCTCTGGGGTGAGTACGAACTTCATCATCTAACCCTTATGGCGTATTTGCCGGGGACTTTAACCCCGAGCTTCTGC
This window of the Thermococcus siculi genome carries:
- a CDS encoding 30S ribosomal protein S24e produces the protein MEIKVTEIKENKLLGRKEIYFDVIHEGEPTPSRADVKGKLVAMLDLDPETVVVQYIRSFFGSRVSKGYAKAYESRERMLYIEPEYILVRDGLIQKEEE
- a CDS encoding P-loop NTPase family protein, with the translated sequence MFERMKPQTEIKAREIEIDFFEDGPDSPERPKVKLLFEIKRYHIA
- a CDS encoding FtsZ/tubulin family protein, with protein sequence MRALIIGVGQCGTKIADLFSLVDFEALAINTSRGDLDYLKHVPQERRILIGESLTGGKGVNANPILGREAMKRDLPMVMRKIGSIIGYEDVDVFFLTFGFGGGTGAGGTPVLAEALKEEYPDSLVVAIGALPLKEEGIRPTINAAITIDKLSKIADSIIAIDNNKLKEGDLDIKQAYERINYTIVERIASLLALVDVPGEQTLDASDLKFVLKAFGSFATVGYAKADASRVKSLSRLIIKSFESEGLYLEANIESALYGLVAIHGPPEVLKAGDIFEALDYLTGKIRGKQIFRGFYPDPREREVEVVTLLSGIYDSKSIEDIIITAKNYAKSFMEAKEEAETKKKELLSGLPDFDDIYPAGNEDLSEIYEGSFPDFNEVTKGLRRREDD
- a CDS encoding GTP-dependent dephospho-CoA kinase; this encodes MMKFVLTPELRRELKQPLGTLIRGEIPEPYYRVRDELERAKHVVTVGDVVTENVLKIGIQPSVAIYDHKTKRKDYDPDIETDAVVMTVQNPAGTITKALLNAIRKGFGLAERGRRVYIKVNGEEDLAAIPAVLYAPYGSLVLYGQPDEGVVLIKVTPECKLKCGKLMSKMEVVHDGD
- a CDS encoding prenyltransferase/squalene oxidase repeat-containing protein, giving the protein MKKVLAVIMIVFMLIPAVSAGAIDGSVRFLSGASENTQQVREISLSIMALVAAKDDVKWDVTPEINALVDRLLEDQNADGGWGYYINEPSNVLDTAYAVIALKHAYPVLDFWRAKDADAAISRGVSYLLSAKEENGWGYVPGTPVSCYPTVVALWALGENGYNYNSRTIRDAVRYLQNVSSCEISDYEFLALKVIAYHSTGYPLGDDVIDELKDILLNDNLEVKERAMLTYALVLIAPLDLDIAKILSILRDEGKTSDGLFYWMNTPQLMSSTEIIASTSFALMALSHPIKVVIPEEKPNPYAMPCEALKGMQNLDGGWGLIVDWESDEKATYYALLGLEKCQPSNESVERAINWSREAFARDALWVKEHGRMSVGYFYALETLLHYNMLSEEEKAEAIETIRNAQLDYGLWGNTVLGPQPYDTALAIKALRDLGVPVSDPLIQRAKDWLLSITNTGWGTHVTTPHFSYMLKPDVLTTITVLEALDGVATPEELAPHLQWLIEQRVGGGWAYWKTYYVWQKNEEYPGTPSVELTVRATDLLSRYGYNYTEDTLDFVMDARDSGLIEDKPIETASAIIYLSRFQYIPPVNLYDVRNALDTDFFEIIAPKMDNESVSEIIEALNEAFSGGFVASNTTEIGEGSYIVMAGFEDYSIRKYNPYLRFYIEGNNVTVGNVTVPMNSSVVLVPGKTPEGVVLFVFYESENEDIAREVFTTGFIRYISGDAMILLRENGKVKLIIVG
- a CDS encoding HemK2/MTQ2 family protein methyltransferase translates to MPIYYGLDIKLHPQVYEPAEDTFLLAENLAVKEGDAALDVGTGTGIIALLMARRARKVLGVDINPIAVELARENARINGIENVEFRVSDLFENVSGKFDVITFNAPYLPGEPEEPIDLALVGGETGREVLDRFIYEVPDYLKPGGTAQIVQSSITGVEETLKRLEKAGLTAKIAAKRHVFFEDIVLINAHAMW
- the twy1 gene encoding 4-demethylwyosine synthase TYW1, with product MAITFKSNPNMPEEIANLFRRQHYALVGRHSSVKLCHWLKESIKHDRFCYKQKFYNIHSHRCLQMTPVTAWCTHNCIFCWRPMEGFLGTELPQPWDDPAFIVEESIKAQRKLIVGYKGMPGINMKKFEEAWNPKHAAISLSGEPMLYPYIGDLVEEFHKRGFTTFIVTNGTVPERLEEMKREDKLPTQLYVSLTAPDIETYNRVNVPMIPDGWERIKETLRLMADADSRTVVRLTLVKGENMHNPEGYAKLIKLANPMFVEAKAYMFVGFSRQRLTINNMPRHEEIRAFAEELVKHLPGYHLEDEYEPSRVVLIMRDDVDPHETGIEGRFIKH
- a CDS encoding 30S ribosomal protein S27ae, encoding MAKKRTSQKWKMYEVQGGKVRRKGKFCPRCGPGVFMAEHKDRWSCGRCGYTEWKRK